The proteins below come from a single Ovis aries strain OAR_USU_Benz2616 breed Rambouillet chromosome 18, ARS-UI_Ramb_v3.0, whole genome shotgun sequence genomic window:
- the LOC121817141 gene encoding endogenous retrovirus group K member 9 Env polyprotein isoform X1: MFVFFHRMPKRRAGFRKGWYARQRNSLTHQMQRMTLSEPTSELPTQRQTEALTRYAWNEAHVQPPVTPAKILIMLLLLLQRIQNGAAAAFWAYIPDPPMIQSLGWDKETVPVYVNDTSLLGGKSDIHISPQQANISFYGLTTQYPMCFSYQSQHPHCIQVSADISYPRVTISGIDEKTGKRSYRDGTGPLDIPFCDKHLSIGIGIDTPWTLCRARIASVYNINNANTTLLWDWAPGGTPDFPEYRGQHPPILSVNTAPIYQTELWKLLAAFGHGNSLYLQPNISGSKYGDVGVTGFLYPRACVPYPFMLIQGHMEITLSLNIYHLNCSNCILTNCIRGVAKGEQVIIVKQPAFVMLPVEITEEWYDETALELLQRINTALSRPKRGLSLIILGIVSLITLIATAVTASVSLAQSIQAAHTVDSLSYNVTKVMGTQEDIDKKIEDRLSALYDVVRVLGEQVQSINFRMKIQCHANYKWICVTKKPYNTSDFPWDKVKKHLQGIWFNTNVSLDLLQLHNEILDIENSPKATLNIADTVDNFLQNLFSNFPSLHSLWRSIIAMGAVLTVVLIIICLAPCLILSIVQEFLHMRVLIHKNVLQHQHLMELLENKERGAAGDDP; encoded by the coding sequence atgtttgtgtttttccacaGGATGCCGAAGCGCCGCGCTGGATTCCGGAAAGGCTGGTACGCGCGGCAGAGGAACTCCCTGACACATCAAATGCAACGCATGACACTGAGCGAGCCCACGAGTGAGCTGCCTACTCAGAGGCAAACTGAGGCGCTGACGCGATATGCTTGGAATGAGGCTCATGTACAACCTCCAGTGACGCCTGCAAAAATACTGatcatgttattattattgttacagcGGATACAAAACGGGGCAGCTGCGGCTTTTTGGGCATACATTCCTGATCCGCCTATGATTCAATCCTTAGGATGGGATAAAGAAACAGTACCTGTATATGTTAATGATACAAGTCTTTTAGGAGGAAAATCAGATATTCACATTTCTCCTCAGCAAGCCAATATCTCCTTTTATGGTCTTACTACTCAATACCCTATGTGCTTTTCTTATCAATCACAGCATCCTCATTGTATACAGGTGTCAGCTGATATATCCTATCCTCGAGTGACTATTTCAGGCATTGATGAAAAAACCGGAAAGAGATCGTACCGTGACGGAACCGGACCTCTCGACATTCCGTTTTGTGACAAACATTTAAGCATCGGCATAGGAATAGACACTCCTTGGACTTTATGTCGAGCACGAATTGCATCGGTGTATAACATCAACAATGCCAATACCACCCTTTTATGGGACTGGGCACCTGGAGGAACACCTGATTTCCCCGAATATCGAGGACAGCATCCACCCATTCTTTCTGTAAACACTGCTCCTATATATCAGACTGAACTGTGGAAACTTTTGGCTGCTTTTGGTCATGGCAATAGCCTATATTTACAGCCCAATATTAGTGGAAGTAAATATGGTGATGTGGGAGTTACAGGATTTTTATATCCCCGAGCTTGTGTTCCTTACCCATTCATGTTGATACAAGGCCATATGGAAATAACACTGTCattgaatatttatcatttaaattgttcTAATTGCATACTTACTAATTGCATTAGAGGTGTAGCCAAAGGAGAACAAGTTATTATAGTAAAACAACCTGCTTTTGTAATGCTACCTGTTGAAATAACTGAAGAATGGTATGATGAGACTGCTTTAGAATTGTTACAACGCATTAATACGGCTCTTAGCCGTCCTAAAAGAGGTCTGAGCCTGATTATTCTGGGTATAGTATCTTTAATCACCCTTATAGCAACTGCTGTTACTGCTTCTGTATCTTTAGCACAATCCATTCAAGCTGCTCATACTGTAGATTCCTTGTCATATAATGTTACTAAAGTAATGGGAACTCAAGAAGATATagataaaaaaatagaagatagattatcagCTTTATATGATGTAGTTAGAGTTCTAGGAGAACAAGTTCAGAGCATTAATTTTCGCATGAAAATTCAATGCCATGCTAATTATAAATGGATTTGTGTTACAAAAAAGCCTTACAATACTTCTGACTTTCCGTGGGATAAGGTGAAAAAACATCTGCAAGGAATTTGGTTTAATACTAATGTTTCTTTAGATCTTTTACAATTGCACAATGAAATTCTTGACATCGAAAATTCTCCAAAAGCTACTTTGAATATAGCTGATACTGTcgataattttttacaaaatttattttctaactttcctaGCCTTCATTCACTGTGGCGAAGTATAATTGCTATGGGCGCGGTTCTGACAGTTGTGCTTATCATAATTTGTTTAGCTCCTTGCCTTATTCTTAGCATTGTTCAAGAATTTCTACATATGAgagttttaatacataaaaacgTGTTGCAACACCAACATCTTATGGagcttttagaaaataaagagaggggagctgcgggggacgacccgtga
- the LOC121817141 gene encoding endogenous retrovirus group K member 9 Env polyprotein isoform X2 produces MPKRRAGFRKGWYARQRNSLTHQMQRMTLSEPTSELPTQRQTEALTRYAWNEAHVQPPVTPAKILIMLLLLLQRIQNGAAAAFWAYIPDPPMIQSLGWDKETVPVYVNDTSLLGGKSDIHISPQQANISFYGLTTQYPMCFSYQSQHPHCIQVSADISYPRVTISGIDEKTGKRSYRDGTGPLDIPFCDKHLSIGIGIDTPWTLCRARIASVYNINNANTTLLWDWAPGGTPDFPEYRGQHPPILSVNTAPIYQTELWKLLAAFGHGNSLYLQPNISGSKYGDVGVTGFLYPRACVPYPFMLIQGHMEITLSLNIYHLNCSNCILTNCIRGVAKGEQVIIVKQPAFVMLPVEITEEWYDETALELLQRINTALSRPKRGLSLIILGIVSLITLIATAVTASVSLAQSIQAAHTVDSLSYNVTKVMGTQEDIDKKIEDRLSALYDVVRVLGEQVQSINFRMKIQCHANYKWICVTKKPYNTSDFPWDKVKKHLQGIWFNTNVSLDLLQLHNEILDIENSPKATLNIADTVDNFLQNLFSNFPSLHSLWRSIIAMGAVLTVVLIIICLAPCLILSIVQEFLHMRVLIHKNVLQHQHLMELLENKERGAAGDDP; encoded by the coding sequence ATGCCGAAGCGCCGCGCTGGATTCCGGAAAGGCTGGTACGCGCGGCAGAGGAACTCCCTGACACATCAAATGCAACGCATGACACTGAGCGAGCCCACGAGTGAGCTGCCTACTCAGAGGCAAACTGAGGCGCTGACGCGATATGCTTGGAATGAGGCTCATGTACAACCTCCAGTGACGCCTGCAAAAATACTGatcatgttattattattgttacagcGGATACAAAACGGGGCAGCTGCGGCTTTTTGGGCATACATTCCTGATCCGCCTATGATTCAATCCTTAGGATGGGATAAAGAAACAGTACCTGTATATGTTAATGATACAAGTCTTTTAGGAGGAAAATCAGATATTCACATTTCTCCTCAGCAAGCCAATATCTCCTTTTATGGTCTTACTACTCAATACCCTATGTGCTTTTCTTATCAATCACAGCATCCTCATTGTATACAGGTGTCAGCTGATATATCCTATCCTCGAGTGACTATTTCAGGCATTGATGAAAAAACCGGAAAGAGATCGTACCGTGACGGAACCGGACCTCTCGACATTCCGTTTTGTGACAAACATTTAAGCATCGGCATAGGAATAGACACTCCTTGGACTTTATGTCGAGCACGAATTGCATCGGTGTATAACATCAACAATGCCAATACCACCCTTTTATGGGACTGGGCACCTGGAGGAACACCTGATTTCCCCGAATATCGAGGACAGCATCCACCCATTCTTTCTGTAAACACTGCTCCTATATATCAGACTGAACTGTGGAAACTTTTGGCTGCTTTTGGTCATGGCAATAGCCTATATTTACAGCCCAATATTAGTGGAAGTAAATATGGTGATGTGGGAGTTACAGGATTTTTATATCCCCGAGCTTGTGTTCCTTACCCATTCATGTTGATACAAGGCCATATGGAAATAACACTGTCattgaatatttatcatttaaattgttcTAATTGCATACTTACTAATTGCATTAGAGGTGTAGCCAAAGGAGAACAAGTTATTATAGTAAAACAACCTGCTTTTGTAATGCTACCTGTTGAAATAACTGAAGAATGGTATGATGAGACTGCTTTAGAATTGTTACAACGCATTAATACGGCTCTTAGCCGTCCTAAAAGAGGTCTGAGCCTGATTATTCTGGGTATAGTATCTTTAATCACCCTTATAGCAACTGCTGTTACTGCTTCTGTATCTTTAGCACAATCCATTCAAGCTGCTCATACTGTAGATTCCTTGTCATATAATGTTACTAAAGTAATGGGAACTCAAGAAGATATagataaaaaaatagaagatagattatcagCTTTATATGATGTAGTTAGAGTTCTAGGAGAACAAGTTCAGAGCATTAATTTTCGCATGAAAATTCAATGCCATGCTAATTATAAATGGATTTGTGTTACAAAAAAGCCTTACAATACTTCTGACTTTCCGTGGGATAAGGTGAAAAAACATCTGCAAGGAATTTGGTTTAATACTAATGTTTCTTTAGATCTTTTACAATTGCACAATGAAATTCTTGACATCGAAAATTCTCCAAAAGCTACTTTGAATATAGCTGATACTGTcgataattttttacaaaatttattttctaactttcctaGCCTTCATTCACTGTGGCGAAGTATAATTGCTATGGGCGCGGTTCTGACAGTTGTGCTTATCATAATTTGTTTAGCTCCTTGCCTTATTCTTAGCATTGTTCAAGAATTTCTACATATGAgagttttaatacataaaaacgTGTTGCAACACCAACATCTTATGGagcttttagaaaataaagagaggggagctgcgggggacgacccgtga